In Babesia bovis T2Bo chromosome 3, whole genome shotgun sequence, the genomic window CTAAGTCGCTCTAGTCTATGAGCTACATCAGTAAGCTCGTCTAGCCACATTTTCCTGAGATCAGGTACGGTCATTAAACGGTAGGCAATTTCTGCCCCGTGTCTGGTAGGAGCACCGAATCTTCCCCTACCAATTAGTTCCAAGTTTTTAACAAGCAATTCTCGCTTTGGAATAAAATCGCTTTTAAAGAGCTGTAAGGGGATGTAAATATTGTTATGCATAACCTACGCAGTGCATTATTCCAATCCTAGCTGAGTACAAACTCATGTTTTTGGAAAACGACTGTGCAATGAAGACATCCATGTCTTTTTCTGCAAATATTCTTGCGGCGTACCCATCATTCCAAGGGTCACCAGTACCCAAACCAAGATATGCAATATCAAGGAGTGGGATCAATTCTCTCTCAATCATTAAGTCTCTGATTGCTCTCCATTGAATTTCATTGAGGTCAAATCCGGTGGGATTGTGGCAGCAACCTTGCAAAATCACAACAGAACCGGGCTTGTAAGTCCTCAACTCTGACATAATAGTATCAAATTCCACACCTCTCTCGACGGAAGTGTAGTAGGTATATTCACCGTATTTAAGCCCCGCACATGTAACGAGGCGCTCGTAATTGCTCCATCCAGGATTGCTTGCATAAGCCATCTAAAGTTATTAGTGAAATATAAcagtatgtatatacaaggAATACACATTTCCACATCAGATAATAAGCATATAAGCAACCTAGACAAACACCAACGCCACTTGACAATGTGTTAACCCAGTTTGATTATACATTTcacaaatgtgtatacaCATGCAAGCTCGGTAACAGGATAAaggaatatgaaaaaaATCGCGAAATCAACTAACCTCAGCATGAGGGAGTATTTCCTTGACTAATAATAGTGATGTGTAGATGGCGTTAGTAGCTGAACCGCTGTGGAAGGCCACAATACGTTGGCAAAACTTGTCGTATGATTCCTTGTCTTGATTACCCTTAAACAACAAATCACGAGCTGCATCCGCAAATCCCTGGTGTCCTTTTAATGGTAAATATTCTTCCATTTCATTCATATCGTTTGCCATTATCTTCTTAGCCTCACGTACAGCCCTGTAGTGCGTAACTCTCTGGTCTGTAGGACCTACCGGAATAACTGCGGACGACCTTCTTCGTTTCTGTAGGCACCAATGGTGACATCCACTTTATTAGGATGTGTATCAGCCTTAGCCAACGCTGCCATTGCAAAGTTGGCATCAGGCTTCTGCTGATGGAGGTGGTTGAAGAGTGACATTTCGGATACCAAAGTATTATTTGGATACAAAGCGGGTTAGTTAGGGATAAAACATTAACTGTGAATGCATAGATAAGCAATATTCCTAGCGCGGAATAAGGGGTGTGGGGAAATGCCTCAACTAGCTGAAAATTCACATCAGTCAACCAAGGGAGACACACATGTGGCAAAAAGTACAGTAATGCAGTTTCATAACATACGGTTTGAGACATTAGtttgatgtgtaactgAATAAGGTTATTTTTCTACCGAATTTTGTGGCCTGAATTTGTCAAGGTGTGCTGGGTCAGAAGAGTCCGACATGGAGGCAGATATCTCTGGCACTGGATTTCCCCATTTACCTGTAGTATATTAAGATAGATACCTATGCACATACCTTGGAGGAACAGCTGTTTGTATGTAGCGTTTCCTACAGGCCATCTTATGTAATCTCCAGCATTCCACTTAAAGTGGCCCTTTGCTATAATATCCTTGTTAAATACATCGTCAATATCAGGATCCACAGGGAAGGGGTCTTCACCATCTGGTAGTGAATATAGCACTCTTACTAACATGAATATCTGGTCGCATTCACCACAGCGGTAAAGGAAACCTTCTCTGCACCTGAACCACAGAGGAAGGTGTTCATGCTCCCCAGCGCCTCCAGTACATCCGACAATCCTGAATAAATTTACAATACAAATTGAATGCAGTTTACACATATACAATACAAGGAGTCAATGTTAAGCAATGCATGATTGAAACAATAATACAATCAAAACCAAAGAACAAACTCCTAGTACTTAATTAAGTCGCCCATaatgtataacacaataTTCAACTATGCATAGATATATGAATACTAACCTCTCAGTGAGAATGCTCGGTACTAGTACTGGGTTTTTAATAGTACCGAAGGGACCAACGAATGACGAGCTCTTTAGATACTCGTAAAGCTCTAAAAGCCCTAGCATATGCTCCGATGGCTCGTTGACAACTTGCATACCGAGATCAACGGCAAGTTGTTTGTATGACTTTTTGGGCAGTGACTCGGGATCCATCAAACTAGATTCACCCCTGATTCTCCAATACCAGTAGCTACCAAAGTAATCCATTGTTTTAGGATCACTCTTCATCAGGGCGTCAATATCCTTTGGCATAGTATCAATTGGTAGCTCAAAATCATGAGTTTGAGTGCGCGAGAAGTGGACATACGTCCGCTTCGAAATAATGTCATATTTGTTAGTTACACAGCCATTAAAGGCCTTTAACGGTCGCGATAAGGCACGTCCAATGCGATATGCCATTGTGATATACTAaatatatgtgatataatgtacTGCAAAGATAGACTTGCGGAAAACCGCAACACGCTATACAGCGCCAGAGATCGGCGCAGCGTTatcttttatattttaaaaatttaAAAAAGTAGCTGAATTGTCAGTTTATCTACTATGATATACCAGATATTACACATGGAAATGGGGACGGAGCTTTGAATACTGAGCTCCTAGGATCCACGTAAGAGAAAGATTGTTACACCGGTAATTCATTCATTAATATTCTATTGATTCAGTTCATAGATTATCTCAGTTCGATAGGCAGTGCTGACGTGGACTTCTGAGTCATATGTGTAGATACCTATACTCCTACCAGTAGCATTGGAAGGTTGAGAGGTGAATTTTACTGCAATTTTCTACTTCATATTAGGATTATCGCACAATATGTAAGTCGTGTTTCTTGGATGTTATCAATCAGTTCTACTCTTTACCTATATAGCTTCTATTATTGATACTCTTGTGTGTTTACAATGGTTATAGTTTAAttgaagaatatatatattccattgCAGGATGTCTTTCAATTGACATTATCACTAGGATAAATATTGTCTTCCATTACGTAGTCCACCATGTCGTCAGAAGATATGGATGGGTACACTACTCCTGATGAGGGAGATGAGTTCAATGAATCGGCGGTTGGCGAAAGTAGGATACCTATGATGGAAACTCCTATGGCTCATCCTTTCGATACTGAAGTATTGGAGATATCATCGGACTCTTCATCTGGAGCAGTTTCTTTACAGTCGTCAAGTAATGAGGTCATTACTACTGACGCAATGCACTCAATATCTTCTAGGGCTATGTCTGTGACGCGTAGTGCGGCTAGTTCTGTTGTTGGTAATGACACTCCAATGAGTCCTCCATCTGCTAGGTTATCTAATGTATCAAGGTCTGGTCGTTTCTCAGCGGGATTACACTCTGCTAGTTCATTATCGGAGCCAGTATCTAGGCACAGTGTGACCCCTGAGGATACTACATTAAGCCAGGATTCAACGTCGTCTTTCCAGGAGCGGTTACCTCGATCAAGTGTAGTCAACCAACCTATAGACCTCAGTGTCAGAGATCGTGATCTGGAGTTAATGCCAGATGTATCACAGCCTGAAAGCCCTCCTATGCGGAGGACAGCAACACCAGTTAATGCAATGGATAGCGTGAATCGCATCAATATATCTGATGAAGCAGGATATATCGGTTTCACTGATCCCATTGGAATCCCTTCGACACATGCTGATACCCGTAGAACAACTGTATCATCACGTGGATCAAGTTCATCACGCAAATCAGTAGTACAGAACATAGATCAAACTGGCAATTCAGTGTCATCGAGTTCACGACTAAGCTTTACACCCTCTAGATCCCGTGTCATCGATGATACTAGTCGGCCATCCACAGCTCGGGCTATGGACTCTAGAGTTGCAGTCGCGAAAGCGAAAATATCAAGTAATGTTAGGTCTAGCAGCATACGTCAAACTAGTCAAGCTGCTTCTAGTGACCAAGGTAGTTCTAAAGAGTTACGGGCACTACCAGCGAATAATGATACCGCCGATTCAGCACCTGAGGCACGTAAGGCGTTGTTGCCGGCAAAGACTACGAAAAAACCGAAGGAGGTATTGTCACCGGCTCAGATTATCCATGCCTTTAAGATGGGCTACATGACAAAGCAACAGTCTGTTGAGGCACTTATTAGATATCGTATGAATAGAATGTTACACAAGAACTCAGATCGTATGTATGTGGATAAGGACGGTGACGTGAGGTTCGTTAAGGGTTACGATTTTGGCAAATCACGTGATAACCGTGGCCGCGCCATTCGTCGAAATGGCCTTACGCGCATAGAACGTGAGATTATGGCGTACCAGAAGAGTACCCATTTATTGATACCGCGCGCAGTGTTTGCACGTGTAGTTCGTGAGATAGCGCAACATTGGTGGCGCGGTCCCGAACCTGTAAAATTCACCGTTGAGGCCTTATCGGCCCTGCAGGCAGCTACTGAGGACGAGATAACACGGCTTTTGGAAATATCAACTGCTTGTTCATATCACGCCAAGAGGATAACACTACGCATAGACGATATGCGTTTGGCACGTTTTTGCCGCGGCCGTCAGGAATATGAATTCGTCAACATTAAGCCGTAATATTGAAATTATATCGTAGTTTATATGTGCCAGAGCTATATTGGACAACTAGTTGTTCCATATCTAAAGTTGGTGTCATTAATAATGCGATTACTATTTGGAGGCGCCAGGAACAGTGTAGAGGTTAACAGTTCTTTCCAATATAACCCAATCTAGACAAACTACAAGAAGTACTCCGGGAATGGCTTCTTGGCTGGAACTGCCCGCTTATTCGGCGCTACAGCATCAAACTTTTTAAATGTAGGATTCAAATTCTCATCCAACTCCATTATACTCGCGATGTTGCCACACCTGTAGCAGTAGTTCGGTGCTGACCACACTGTTACCAGGGATTTGTTGAACCACCACTTGTAGCCTTCCATCACCAGCTGGTGTGCCCTGGCAATGGTGTCAACCTTATTTTGGTGGCAGAACTGACGTACTACATCCCCTCCAAATAGGAAACCGGCACCTCTAGGACTAGCTCCCCAGCCATCCATGGCCTCTGGGTCACTCCACATGAGGTCACACATGGGACCTTCATGAGGTACCTCCTGCTTTCTATCTAAATAGCGTATTTCATCAAGGGATGATATCGAAGGTGATAACCCTCCATGAACACAAAAGAAACGCCCTTCAATAAGAGCACCGATAGCAAAATAATCAAATATTTCAGTGCAATAGCTCCAGACATTCACACTTCCATATTTCCTGATACATTCGTCATAGAAGCCATAAACCTGGGTAATATTGCGCGATTCATGGTTACCCCTAATAAGTGTTATGCGATCTGGGTACCTAACTTTGAAACATAGTAATAGCAGAAATGTCTCTACTGAGTAATATCCCCGGTCAACGAAGTCACCGAGGAACAGGTAATTAGTTTTAGGAATATCATCTCCAACTGCCAAAAGCTCCTTGAAATCGTAAAACTGGCCATGAATATCTCCACAGACCTGATATCAACGTGATTGTGTGACTAATGTAAAGAGAGAAATGAATTATACGAAACGAGTTAGTGGTCACCGCTAAATGGGTAATAAAATGGCGCTTTATAGAATATCATAGAAACAAAAAGCAACACATAGACACGTAAATGTATCCATAGATGTTACTAGTGCATTAATAGCGTTTAGTAGCTATGATATGTATAGATAAACGAGAAAAAAACACATACACATATAGCGCGCGGCAGATGGTAATTGCAAAATTGGATCCAAATGATTAAACAAAACTCTATAGAGCACGCAATTGCGTTTCCATGGGTATACTATGCATAACACATACCGTAACTGGTGCATCGACACGCTGGATATTAGAATCTTGCAGCAAGACTTCCTTTGCTTTCTCGCATAGTAGACGTACTTCTAACTCGCTCAAATACTCACCACGTCGAAGCTGTTCTATGTCACGGTCAATATCACTCATAGCGAAGCGCCAACATATGGCGAGAAGACCGGTAAA contains:
- a CDS encoding putative cytochrome c oxidase subunit Vb, coding for MAYRIGRALSRPLKAFNGCVTNKYDIISKRTYVHFSRTQTHDFELPIDTMPKDIDALMKSDPKTMDYFGSYWYWRIRGESSLMDPESLPKKSYKQLAVDLGMQVVNEPSEHMLGLLELYEYLKSSSFVGPFGTIKNPVLVPSILTERIVGCTGGAGEHEHLPLWFRCREGFLYRCGECDQIFMLVRVLYSLPDGEDPFPVDPDIDDVFNKDIIAKGHFKWNAGDYIRWPVGNATYKQLFLQGKWGNPVPEISASMSDSSDPAHLDKFRPQNSVEK
- a CDS encoding aminotransferase classes I and II family protein; the encoded protein is MSLFNHLHQQKPDANFAMAALAKADTHPNKVDVTIGAYRNEEGRPQLFRAVREAKKIMANDMNEMEEYLPLKGHQGFADAARDLLFKGNQDKESYDKFCQRIVAFHSGSATNAIYTSLLLVKEILPHAEMAYASNPGWSNYERLVTCAGLKYGEYTYYTSVERGVEFDTIMSELRTYKPGSVVILQGCCHNPTGFDLNEIQWRAIRDLMIERELIPLLDIAYLGLGTGDPWNDGYAARIFAEKDMDVFIAQSFSKNMSLYSARIGIMHCLFKSDFIPKRELLVKNLELIGRGRFGAPTRHGAEIAYRLMTVPDLRKMWLDELTDVAHRLERLRNQLRDRIEAKGIPGKWNHLTKQIGMFAYLGISAKAVERMQKEFHIYMMSDARVSVAGLNANNIDYFVDALHTVLTS
- a CDS encoding Serine/threonine-protein phosphatase family protein; its protein translation is MSDIDRDIEQLRRGEYLSELEVRLLCEKAKEVLLQDSNIQRVDAPVTVCGDIHGQFYDFKELLAVGDDIPKTNYLFLGDFVDRGYYSVETFLLLLCFKVRYPDRITLIRGNHESRNITQVYGFYDECIRKYGSVNVWSYCTEIFDYFAIGALIEGRFFCVHGGLSPSISSLDEIRYLDRKQEVPHEGPMCDLMWSDPEAMDGWGASPRGAGFLFGGDVVRQFCHQNKVDTIARAHQLVMEGYKWWFNKSLVTVWSAPNYCYRCGNIASIMELDENLNPTFKKFDAVAPNKRAVPAKKPFPEYFL
- a CDS encoding core histone H2A/H2B/H3/H4 family protein, which translates into the protein MSSEDMDGYTTPDEGDEFNESAVGESRIPMMETPMAHPFDTEVLEISSDSSSGAVSLQSSSNEVITTDAMHSISSRAMSVTRSAASSVVGNDTPMSPPSARLSNVSRSGRFSAGLHSASSLSEPVSRHSVTPEDTTLSQDSTSSFQERLPRSSVVNQPIDLSVRDRDLELMPDVSQPESPPMRRTATPVNAMDSVNRINISDEAGYIGFTDPIGIPSTHADTRRTTVSSRGSSSSRKSVVQNIDQTGNSVSSSSRLSFTPSRSRVIDDTSRPSTARAMDSRVAVAKAKISSNVRSSSIRQTSQAASSDQGSSKELRALPANNDTADSAPEARKALLPAKTTKKPKEVLSPAQIIHAFKMGYMTKQQSVEALIRYRMNRMLHKNSDRMYVDKDGDVRFVKGYDFGKSRDNRGRAIRRNGLTRIEREIMAYQKSTHLLIPRAVFARVVREIAQHWWRGPEPVKFTVEALSALQAATEDEITRLLEISTACSYHAKRITLRIDDMRLARFCRGRQEYEFVNIKP